The Allocoprobacillus halotolerans nucleotide sequence CTGATGAAAATAAAAAAGCTGCCTATGATCGTTATGGTCACGCTGCATTTGATCAAGCTGGTGGATTCGGTGGTGGTGCCGGAGGCTTTGGAGGATTCGGTGGCTTTGAAGATGTTGACTTAGGAGATATTTTTGGTTCATTCTTTGGTGGTGGCGGATCACGTCAAAGAAAAAGTGGTCCAATGCGTGGAGAAGATCGTTTTGTTCAATTAGAAATTGATTTCATGGATGCTATTAAAGGAAAGAAAACAGAAATTAAAATCAATTATGATGAACAATGTTCTCATTGTCATGGAACAGGTGCAAAAACACCTAATGATTATCAGACGTGTTCTCGTTGTGGTGGAACAGGTACAATTCGTACCCAACAACGTTCTCCATTTGGAACATTTGTGAATCAGACAACATGTCCAGATTGCCATGGAACAGGTAAAGTTGTGAAAGAAAAATGTTCACATTGTCATGGAAATGGATATGTTAATAAAAATATTACAGTAGAACTAAATATACCTGCTGGTATTAATACACATCAACAGTTACGTGTGCAAGGTAAAGGACATCGTGGTACAAATGGTGGACCTAATGGTGATTTATATGTGGAAATTTATGTGAAACCACATCAACACTTCCAACGTGATGGCAAAAACATTTATATTTCTATTCCAATTTCAGCAGTTGATGCCACACTAGGTTGTGAAGTTGATGTACCAACTGTTTATGGTGATGTGACATTAAAAGTTCCTGAAGGAACTCAACCAGGAACAACATTACGTTTAAAAGGTAAAGGTGTAAAAGATTTACGTAGTGATAATTATGGGGATCAGTTTGTAAAAATTGATGTTAAAATTCCTACAAAATTATCTCGTGAAGAAAAAGATCTTTATCATAAACTTAAAAAAGCCACAAAAAAAGAATCGATCTTTGATCAATTCAAAAAGGTTTTAGAAGATAACAATTGTTATCTTCTTTTTTTGCATAAAAGGGCAAAATAAACATAAAATAAAGAGTATAAAAAAAGCATCCAGATGGATGCAATCTTTATCATTAAGCACTCTTTCTAAGACTTCTTAATTCTCTTGCTGAAATTTTTACTTTTTTTGGTTTACCATTGACTAAAAT carries:
- the dnaJ gene encoding molecular chaperone DnaJ; the encoded protein is MAEKRDYYEVLGVSKSASADEIKRAYRKMAKKYHPDVNKDPGAEEKFKEVQEAYDVLSDENKKAAYDRYGHAAFDQAGGFGGGAGGFGGFGGFEDVDLGDIFGSFFGGGGSRQRKSGPMRGEDRFVQLEIDFMDAIKGKKTEIKINYDEQCSHCHGTGAKTPNDYQTCSRCGGTGTIRTQQRSPFGTFVNQTTCPDCHGTGKVVKEKCSHCHGNGYVNKNITVELNIPAGINTHQQLRVQGKGHRGTNGGPNGDLYVEIYVKPHQHFQRDGKNIYISIPISAVDATLGCEVDVPTVYGDVTLKVPEGTQPGTTLRLKGKGVKDLRSDNYGDQFVKIDVKIPTKLSREEKDLYHKLKKATKKESIFDQFKKVLEDNNCYLLFLHKRAK